Proteins encoded within one genomic window of Sminthopsis crassicaudata isolate SCR6 chromosome X, ASM4859323v1, whole genome shotgun sequence:
- the LONRF3 gene encoding LON peptidase N-terminal domain and RING finger protein 3, with product MSSDNPRRGPPARQAAAGDSEPPAVPSTSGTQRRPAAAAAAREGSLPRVPVVLSPESLRLLQQADSLAARRRLHEALDLYQALYQERQLNPEHLDCLVRSIAESIRTRDDLREGIREIPVTPDMLSGGDDQNGEGSQPVVELPQLIWDGFRCRGCQGFLCEPVSLSCGHTFCKACLENERRCFQCNRPLRPRFYCSESSSDEQELLLLPLPNLRVNVLLCNLLAKWFPSSTKGSLLRHQGGRLFQRGRLKRALDKYTRALDLSPNDFLLFNKRSQVYFVLKLPEPALHDAEMVCRLQPYWLKGHFCKAQVLAFLGRTEEALREFLYCVALDEGHRIARCEAAKLLFSLFSHIPGNTQERLASCLLLETCSSVPGSSAMASQACGASCSSDPQLPALVQEIEKIPLAVERPTPPGCVVLACMGARRERESQEGERQTPVDSPMEEGQAEVVQAQEEEEEEPQASEMFQAQEEEEEEPEASEMFQAQEEEEEGLEASEMFQAQEEEEEEPQASEMFQAQEEEEEEPQASEMFQAQEEEEEEPQASEMFQAQEEEEEEEPHTSEVFQAQEERQVSEVFQAQDEETQTSDVFQVQEAERQALEALSRETRQAAIFQLREAELQILMCQNEGRDNLMLQPDEEDEEIQAVVVQAGEENIRAIMARAEEEEIRAVVVQGEEEEIQAVVVVEGGEEVGEEEEIQAVVVPPVEEMQNMLVQVKEEEVQVPVYQPKEKVVLIQPKEEEIEIPVFQPKVEEIDLLDFHIKEEPIDLADFDLKEEPIDIPDFDFKQEQEELDFSDFQLKEEVEDIDFPDFQFKEEVEELDFSDFQFKEEVEELDFPVFHLKEEVDDINFPEFHLKEEDDFSFPDFQPKEENDDLGFPDFQPKEEPIDIPDFQIKEEPLDLPDLPDFHIKEEEEDDEIPILAPPDMETLALMAQSDEEETLALMAQALEGKRQTNMCQPEDPEAFIFQPNEGQAFMSRSQEIQAFVFQPNEGQAFMSQAQDLQAFLSQPEERPVSVTYPEETQAPLPQANEDQAFMPHFEEGQAFVSQSGQGQGFMPHFEEGQAFVSQSGQGQAFMPRFEEGQAFVSQSGQGQAFMPRFEEGQAFVSQSGQGQGFMPRFEEGQAFVSQSGQGQGFMPRFEEGQAFVSQSGQGQAFMPNFDDDQDFMPSFDDDQAFMPHFEEGQAFMFQPELTQAFLFQHEGPRVSMAQCEQERASMAHFEDAFMFRDDDEEASTSQAGGTQASTSQATNKQNYSSKGKKPKKVQASGSKTGKKQASATPAKKKQGQVAQLKEDDKQMQVGQSNKRKTPALLLKDRKKPLSLTQSKKKKLTPVIQSKKKRQVSSGTQTKRRLGYVVQAKKKSNVFIQARKRRILNAQAKKRRAKMDQARKQTGGAQAKGKNKASKKRQLAKEKSGSSQSSDNEVPCKVPKKDSGGSRARNYSRKVPFQSFDPSDLDCPLCMRLFYEPVTTPCGHTFCMKCLERSLDRSPTCPLCKEDLEEQCMRKCNKNLLMEALIAKYMPEDLNERRRIFEEEMAELSNSPNKNVPIFVCTMAYPTVPCPLHIFEPCYRLMIRRCMETGSNHFGMCIGDANRG from the exons ATGAGCTCCGACAATCCCCGCCGGGGCCCGCCGGCCCGCCAGGCGGCCGCCGGAGACTCCGAGCCTCCCGCGGTGCCATCCACCTCGGGCACGCAGAGGCGTCCCGCCGCCGCGGCCGCGGCGCGGGAGGGGAGCCTGCCCAGGGTGCCCGTGGTTCTGAGCCCCGAGAGCCTGAGGCTCTTGCAGCAGGCGGACTCGCTGGCCGCCCGCAGGCGCCTCCACGAAGCCCTCGATCTGTACCAGGCTCTGTACCAGGAGCGCCAGCTGAACCCCGAGCATCTGGACTGTCTGGTGCGCAGCATCGCCGAGAGCATCCGCACCCGAGACGATCTCCGCGAGGGCATCCGCGAGATCCCCGTCACGCCCGATATGCTGAGCGGCGGCGACGACCAGAACGGGGAGGGGTCGCAGCCCGTGGTCGAGCTGCCCCAGCTGATCTGGGATGGCTTCCGATGCCGCGGATGCCAGGGGTTCCTGTGCGAGCCGGTGTCCCTGAGCTGCGGACACACCTTCTGCAAAGCGTGCCTGGAGAACGAGCGCCGCTGCTTCCAGTGCAACAGACCTCTTAGGCCCCGCTTCTACTGCAGCGAGAGCTCGTCGGACGAGCaggagctgctgctgctgccccttCCCAACCTGCGCGTCAACGTGCTGCTCTGCAACTTGCTGGCCAAGTGGTTCCCGAGCTCGACCAAGGGGTCGCTCCTCCGCCACCAGGGCGGTCGCCTGTTCCAGCGGGGCAGGCTCAAGCGGGCTCTGGACAAGTACACCCGGGCGCTCGACTTGT CTCCAAATGACTTCTTGCTCTTTAACAAGCGATCTCAGGTCTATTTTGTCTTGAAACTTCCTGAACCTGCATTGCATGATGCTGAAATGGTCTGCAGACTCCAGCCTTATTGGCTGAAG GGTCACTTTTGCAAAGCCCAAGTCTTAGCCTTCCTGGGGAGAACAGAAGAAGCCCTCAGGGAGTTCCTGTACTGTGTGGCTTTGGATGAGGGGCACAGGATTGCCAGGTGTGAAGCTGCCAAG CTCCTGTTTAGCTTGTTCTCGCACATCCCTGGGAATACCCAGGAGCGCTTAGCAAGCTGCCTACTACTGGAGACCTGCAGCTCTGTACCAGGAAGCAGTGCCATGGCTTCCCAGGCCTGTGGAGCTAGCTGCAGCAGTGACCCTCAGCTGCCAGCATTGGTCCAG GAGATAGAGAAAATCCCTCTTGCTGTGGAGAGGCCAACCCCTCCTGGCTGCGTTGTCCTGGCTTGTATGGGggcaaggagagaaagggagtcccaggagggagagagacagacaccaGTAGACAGTCCCATGGAAGAGGGACAGGCTGAAGTGGTCCAGgcccaggaggaggaggaagaggagccaCAGGCTTCAGAAATGTTCCAGgctcaggaggaggaggaagaggagccaGAGGCTTCAGAAATGTTCCAGGctcaggaggaggaagaggaggggctAGAGGCTTCAGAAATGTTCCAGGctcaggaggaggaagaggaggagccaCAGGCTTCAGAAATGTTTCAGGctcaggaggaggaagaggaagagccaCAGGCTTCAGAAATGTTTCAGGctcaggaggaggaagaggaagagccaCAGGCTTCAGAAATGTTCCAGGctcaggaggaggaagaagaggaggaaccACATACTTCAGAAGTGTTCCAGGCTCAGGAGGAGAGACAGGTTTCAGAAGTGTTCCAGGCTCAGGATGAAGAGACCCAGACTTCAGATGTGTTCCAGGTTCAGGAAGCCGAGAGACAGGCTCTGGAAGCTCTGTCCAGGGAGACCAGACAGGCTGCAATATTCCAGCTTCGGGAGGCAGAGTTACAGATTTTGATGTGCCAGAACGAGGGGAGAGACAATCTGATGCTCCAGCCAGATGAGGAAGACGAGGAGATCCAGGCTGTGGTGGTCCAGGCAGGGGAGGAGAACATACGAGCCATAATGGCCCgggcagaggaagaagagatacgAGCCGTGGTGGtccagggagaggaggaggagatacaagccgtggtggtggtggagggaggagaagaggtgggagaggaggaggagatacaGGCTGTAGTAGTCCCACCTGTCGAGGAGATGCAGAACATGCTGGTCCAGGTCAAGGAGGAAGAAGTACAGGTCCCTGTGTACCAGCCCAAGGAGAAGGTTGTATTGATTCAGCCTAAGGAGGAAGAGATCGAGATTCCTGTATTCCAGCCCAAGGTAGAGGAGATTGACCTTCTGGATTTCCACATTAAAGAAGAGCCGATAGATCTTGCAGATTTTGATCTCAAAGAGGAGCCGATAGATATTCCCGACTTCGACTTCAAACAGGAACAGGAAGAGCTAGACTTCTCTGATTTCCAGCtcaaggaggaggtggaggacaTTGACTTTCCTGACTTCCAGTTCAAGGAGGAAGTGGAGGAGCTAGACTTCTCCGATTTCCAGTTCAAGGAGGAAGTAGAGGAGCTAGACTTTCCCGTGTTCCACCTCAAGGAAGAAGTTGATGATATAAATTTCCCAGAGTTCCACCTCAAGGAAGAGGATGACTTCAGCTTTCCTGACTTCCAGcctaaggaagaaaatgatgattTAGGCTTTCCAGACTTTCAGCCTAAAGAAGAGCCGATAGACATTCCAGACTTCCAGATTAAGGAAGAGCCCCTAGACCTCCCAGACCTTCCAGACTTCCACattaaagaggaggaggaagatgatgaGATCCCGATTCTAGCCCCACCAGATATGGAAACCTTGGCTCTGATGGCCCAATCTGATGAGGAGGAAACATTGGCTCTGATGGCCCAGGCTctggaggggaagaggcagactAACATGTGCCAGCCCGAAGACCCAGAGGCTTTCATTTTCCAGCCCAACGAGGGCCAGGCTTTCATGTCCCGGTCCCAAGAGATACAGGCTTTCGTGTTCCAGCCCAACGAGGGCCAGGCTTTCATGTCCCAGGCCCAAGATTTGCAGGCCTTCCTGTCCCAGCCTGAAGAGAGACCAGTTTCTGTGACCTATCCTGAAGAAACCCAGGCTCCCTTGCCCCAGGCCAATGAGGACCAGGCTTTCATGCCCCACTTCGAAGAGGGCCAGGCTTTCGTGTCCCAGTCCGGCCAAGGCCAGGGTTTCATGCCCCACTTCGAAGAGGGCCAGGCTTTCGTGTCCCAGTCCGGCCAAGGCCAGGCTTTCATGCCCCGCTTCGAAGAGGGCCAGGCTTTCGTGTCCCAGTCCGGCCAAGGCCAGGCTTTCATGCCCCGCTTCGAGGAGGGCCAGGCTTTCGTGTCCCAGTCCGGCCAAGGCCAGGGTTTCATGCCCCGCTTCGAGGAGGGCCAGGCTTTCGTGTCCCAGTCCGGCCAAGGCCAGGGTTTCATGCCCCGCTTCGAGGAGGGCCAGGCTTTCGTGTCCCAGTCCGGCCAAGGCCAGGCCTTTATGCCCAACTTTGATGATGACCAGGATTTTATGCCCAGCTTTGATGATGACCAGGCTTTTATGCCCCACTTTGAAGAAGGCCAAGCTTTCATGTTCCAGCCCGAATTGACACAGGCTTTCCTGTTCCAGCATGAAGGGCCACGGGTCTCTATGGCCCAGTGTGAACAGGAACGGGCTTCCATGGCCCACTTCGAAGATGCTTTTATGTTCCGGGATGACGATGAAGAGGCCTCCACATCCCAGGCTGGGGGAACACAGGCTTCAACATCCCAggccacaaacaaacaaaattattcaTCTAAAGGCAAAAAGCCCAAAAAGGTTCAGGCTTCAGGATCCAAGACCGGGAAGAAACAGGCTTCTGCAACTCCGGCCAAAAAGAAACAGGGGCAGGTAGCCCAGCTCAAGGAGGACGACAAACAGATGCAAGTGGGCCAGTCCAACAAGAGAAAGACTCCAGCACTCCTGCTGAAGGATAGAAAGAAACCACTTTCACTGACCCAGAGCAAGAAAAAGAAGCTGACCCCAGTGATCCAGAGCAAGAAGAAGAGACAGGTTTCCTCAGGAACCCAAACCAAGAGGAGACTAGGCTACGTGGTCCAAGCCAAGAAGAAATCAAATGTCTTCATCCAGGCCAGGAAGAGGCGGATTCTGAACGCCCAGGCCAAGAAGAGACGGGCCAAAATGGACCAGGCCAGGAAACAGACCGGAGGGGCGCAGGCCAAGGGCAAGAACAAAGCGTCCAAGAAACGCCAGCTGGCAAAAGAGAAAAGCGGTTCGTCACAGTCTTCGGACAACGAAGTCCCATGCAAGGTTCCCAAGAAAG ATTCGGGTGGCTCCCGGGCTAGGAATTATTCCCGTAAGGTTCCCTTCCAATCTTTCGATCCATCTGACTTGGATTGCCCACTCTGCATGAG GCTGTTCTATGAGCCTGTCACCACTCCCTGTGGACATACCTTCTGCATGAAGTGTCTCGAGAGAAGCTTGGATCGCAGCCCCACATGCCCCCTGTGCAAAGAAGACCTCGAAGAG cAATGTATgagaaaatgtaacaaaaatttaCTGATGGAGGCACTGATTGCCAAATATATGCCTGAAGACCTCAATGAACGCCGAAGGATTTTCGAGGAGGAAATGGCAGAGCTCTCCAA CAGCCCGAATAAGAATGTGCCTATATTTGTGTGCACCATGGCCTATCCCACTGTGCCATGCCCCCTCCACATTTTCGAGCCCTGCTACCGCCTTATGATTCGAAGATGCATGGAGACTGGCAGCAACCATTTCGGCATGTGCATTGGTGACGCCAACAGAGGGTGA